Proteins found in one Lutimonas zeaxanthinifaciens genomic segment:
- a CDS encoding J domain-containing protein, with protein MEFIDYYKILGVDKKASEADIKKAYRKLARKYHPDLNPNDKKAEQKFKEINEANEVLSHAENRKKYDTYGKDWKHAEEFEKAKQQGYYRQGGPQYQSGGQSQRQSYSGHFSEEDFSDFFSSMFGGGRSSRGRSSAGRSAKFRGQDFHADLHLSLNDVYRTHKRTLTVDGKNIRLTIPAGVKDGQTIKIKGYGGEGVNGGPKGDLHIRFQIDNSTEFKRDGNNLFKTVDLDMYKAVLGGELVVSTFEGKAKLKVKEGTQNGTQVKLKGKGFPVYKKEGQFGDLIITYRIKIPQNLSPKEKELFNELSKMR; from the coding sequence ATGGAATTTATTGATTATTACAAAATACTTGGGGTCGATAAAAAAGCTTCAGAAGCTGATATCAAAAAAGCTTACCGAAAGCTGGCTCGAAAATATCATCCGGACCTGAATCCGAATGATAAGAAGGCTGAGCAAAAATTCAAGGAAATAAATGAAGCCAATGAGGTATTAAGCCATGCGGAGAACCGTAAAAAGTATGACACCTACGGTAAGGACTGGAAGCATGCTGAAGAATTTGAAAAGGCCAAACAGCAAGGGTATTACAGACAGGGAGGTCCTCAATATCAGTCAGGAGGTCAGTCTCAAAGGCAATCATATTCAGGCCATTTTTCTGAAGAAGATTTTTCTGATTTTTTCAGTTCCATGTTTGGTGGCGGAAGGTCATCCCGAGGGAGGTCATCCGCAGGAAGATCTGCGAAATTCAGGGGGCAGGATTTTCATGCAGACCTGCATTTGAGCCTCAATGATGTATACCGCACGCATAAGAGAACTTTGACCGTGGATGGCAAGAATATTAGACTCACCATTCCGGCAGGTGTAAAGGATGGACAGACAATCAAAATAAAAGGTTATGGTGGAGAAGGGGTCAATGGTGGGCCCAAAGGAGATCTTCACATAAGATTTCAGATAGATAATTCCACTGAGTTCAAAAGGGATGGCAATAACCTCTTTAAAACAGTTGATCTGGATATGTACAAGGCTGTACTGGGAGGGGAACTTGTGGTCAGTACCTTTGAGGGAAAGGCAAAATTAAAAGTTAAGGAAGGCACTCAAAACGGAACTCAGGTGAAATTGAAAGGAAAGGGATTTCCTGTATACAAAAAAGAGGGCCAGTTTGGTGACCTGATCATCACCTACCGAATAAAAATTCCTCAGAATCTGAGTCCTAAAGAAAAAGAGTTGTTTAATGAACTGTCAAAAATGAGATAA
- a CDS encoding S9 family peptidase, translating into MKKYFKLVMCLALIPLHLLSAQENEGSQFLSLDRIHSGEFSQSYERTIQWIENGNAYVIIEKSEQNAEADKLVRYDSQTQEQSVFVSASNLVTDGGPLKIESFSLSGDGSKVLIFTNSSRVWRSNTKGDYWVFDRDSGELKQLGGSMEPSSLMFAKFSSNNKNVFYVHKFNVYKENFQTGEVAQLTSDGDGDIINGTFDWVYEEEFGKRDGFSVSNEDSYLAFWHLDASDTGVFYMINNTDSIYSRPIPVQYPKVGQEPSAAKIGVIDLKKGATVWVPLEGGEQENYIPGMQWVSDDLLLIQQMNRHQNTLIVWAYIPSTKALRKVYTEKEKTYIELLYPDISSNSWGSNDLELTPDKDAFLRMTENDGWRHIYKVNINTGEKVLVTPFDYDVASMRVPTKKEVYYMASPENSMQRYLYLTDLKGKGKQKRLTPESFQGVNNYNVSPNGKYAIHTHQSSKIPRTVRFISLPDHETIKTIVDNKAYSEKLASLMLPAVKFSKVTTEEGIEIDVRMVLPINFDPGKKYPVIFNVYGEPWGQVATDTQIGLWNIMMAQKGYVVVNMDNRGTPCLKGSQWRKSIYRQVGRINVRDQGLAAKELLKLDYLDNERTSVWGWSGGGTMTLNLLFKFPEIYKTGVAVAAVSNQLVYDNIYQERYMGLPQENMQDFIDGSPVTYAKNLQGNLLLIHGTADDNVHYQSAEILINELIRQNKQFQMMAYPNRSHGIYEGENTRKHLFTTITNYIMDHNPPNASN; encoded by the coding sequence ATGAAAAAATATTTTAAATTAGTTATGTGCCTGGCTCTGATTCCTTTACATTTACTGTCCGCTCAGGAAAATGAGGGGTCTCAGTTTTTGAGTCTGGATCGTATTCATTCCGGGGAGTTTAGTCAAAGTTATGAACGGACGATTCAATGGATCGAAAATGGAAATGCCTATGTTATTATTGAAAAATCCGAGCAGAATGCGGAGGCTGATAAACTGGTACGTTATGACAGTCAGACACAGGAACAAAGCGTTTTTGTGTCGGCTTCAAATTTGGTGACCGACGGTGGGCCTCTAAAAATTGAAAGTTTTAGTTTATCAGGAGATGGTTCAAAAGTTTTGATATTTACAAATTCCAGCAGAGTATGGCGTTCCAATACCAAAGGGGATTATTGGGTTTTTGATCGTGATTCAGGGGAACTTAAGCAATTGGGTGGATCTATGGAGCCTTCCTCATTAATGTTTGCAAAATTCTCTTCGAATAACAAAAATGTCTTTTATGTGCACAAATTCAATGTATATAAAGAAAATTTTCAAACTGGGGAGGTAGCACAACTAACTTCAGATGGTGATGGTGATATCATCAATGGAACTTTTGATTGGGTATATGAAGAGGAATTTGGTAAGCGAGATGGTTTTAGTGTCAGCAATGAGGATAGTTATCTTGCGTTCTGGCATCTTGATGCCTCTGATACAGGTGTGTTTTACATGATAAACAATACCGATTCTATCTATTCAAGGCCGATACCCGTTCAGTATCCGAAAGTGGGGCAGGAACCTTCTGCGGCAAAGATTGGAGTCATTGACCTCAAAAAGGGAGCAACGGTTTGGGTTCCTTTGGAAGGTGGAGAACAAGAGAATTATATTCCAGGAATGCAGTGGGTTAGTGACGATCTTTTGTTGATCCAGCAAATGAACCGGCATCAGAATACCCTTATTGTCTGGGCTTACATACCATCAACAAAGGCTTTGCGAAAAGTGTATACGGAAAAGGAAAAGACCTATATCGAGCTGTTATACCCGGATATTTCATCCAATAGCTGGGGAAGTAATGATCTTGAACTAACACCTGACAAGGATGCATTTTTAAGGATGACTGAAAACGACGGATGGAGGCATATTTATAAAGTAAATATCAATACGGGCGAGAAAGTACTTGTGACTCCATTTGATTATGATGTGGCCTCGATGCGCGTTCCTACAAAAAAAGAGGTATACTACATGGCTTCACCTGAAAATAGTATGCAACGTTATCTTTACCTTACCGATTTAAAGGGGAAAGGTAAGCAGAAAAGGCTGACACCGGAAAGTTTTCAAGGAGTCAACAATTACAATGTTTCACCCAACGGAAAGTATGCAATCCACACACATCAAAGTTCAAAAATCCCAAGAACGGTTCGGTTTATCAGTTTACCTGATCACGAAACAATCAAGACAATAGTCGATAATAAGGCGTATTCTGAAAAACTGGCATCCCTTATGCTTCCCGCAGTGAAATTCTCTAAAGTGACCACAGAAGAAGGAATTGAGATCGATGTGAGAATGGTGCTGCCCATCAATTTTGATCCGGGTAAAAAATACCCGGTTATTTTTAATGTTTATGGAGAGCCCTGGGGGCAGGTGGCCACGGATACACAGATTGGTTTATGGAATATTATGATGGCTCAAAAAGGATATGTTGTTGTTAATATGGATAACAGAGGAACGCCCTGTTTAAAAGGAAGCCAATGGAGAAAGAGCATCTATCGGCAGGTGGGCCGTATCAATGTAAGAGATCAGGGCCTTGCTGCAAAGGAACTGCTTAAACTTGATTACCTGGATAATGAAAGAACCAGCGTATGGGGCTGGAGTGGTGGTGGAACAATGACCTTGAATCTGTTATTTAAGTTCCCAGAGATTTATAAAACCGGAGTGGCGGTAGCGGCTGTATCGAATCAGCTGGTGTATGATAATATCTATCAGGAGCGCTACATGGGGCTTCCACAGGAGAATATGCAGGATTTTATTGATGGTTCTCCCGTTACCTATGCTAAAAACCTACAGGGAAACCTACTTTTGATTCACGGAACAGCAGATGATAATGTGCACTATCAGAGTGCTGAAATCCTGATCAATGAGCTGATCAGGCAAAACAAGCAGTTTCAGATGATGGCCTATCCTAACAGGTCACACGGAATTTATGAGGGTGAAAATACCAGAAAGCACCTTTTTACTACCATCACAAATTATATTATGGATCACAATCCGCCAAATGCATCCAATTAA
- a CDS encoding chaperone modulator CbpM, which translates to MENYISVHHLCDLYEAKISFFRELDDQGLLEIITLEDSLYLHKDRLHEVDRIIRIHRELNVNIEGVDVVLNLLNRMEKLQAELSRVQSRLRLYEEDF; encoded by the coding sequence ATGGAGAATTATATTTCTGTCCATCACCTTTGTGATTTGTATGAGGCCAAGATTTCGTTTTTCAGAGAATTGGATGATCAGGGATTACTTGAAATTATTACGCTGGAAGATTCGTTGTATCTGCATAAAGACAGGTTACATGAAGTCGACCGTATTATAAGGATTCATCGTGAGCTCAACGTGAATATTGAAGGAGTGGATGTGGTTCTGAACCTTTTGAACAGGATGGAGAAACTTCAGGCTGAGTTAAGCAGGGTTCAGAGCAGGTTGAGGCTTTATGAAGAAGATTTTTAG